The following coding sequences are from one Vulpes vulpes isolate BD-2025 chromosome 12, VulVul3, whole genome shotgun sequence window:
- the LOC112925898 gene encoding LOW QUALITY PROTEIN: UPF0538 protein C2orf76-like (The sequence of the model RefSeq protein was modified relative to this genomic sequence to represent the inferred CDS: inserted 1 base in 1 codon; substituted 1 base at 1 genomic stop codon), whose protein sequence is MTSGEVTITVCLIHSSENHNYKPVVDHGVNLEHNVKELRVFLKYDKLKTTHQAXKLKTDXLVLSLKNDRPLLKEGSNLKARINNETEIAFFCEEDYENYKANPISS, encoded by the exons ATGACTTCTGGAGAAGTGACCATTACAGtttgtctcattcattcatctgagAATCACAATTACAAACCTGTAGTAGATCATGGAGTTAATTTGGAGCACAATGTAAAGGAACttagagtatttct taaatatgataaaCTAAAGACAACTCATCAAG GTAAATTAAAGACAGATTAACTTGTGTTGAGTTTGAAAAATGACAGACCCCTGTTAAAAGAAGGTAGTAATCTGAAAGCTAGAATCAACAATGAAACTGAAATTGCATTCTTCTGTGAAGAGGATTATGAGAACTACAAAGCTAATCCCATTTCATCCTAA